The Dermacentor silvarum isolate Dsil-2018 chromosome 3, BIME_Dsil_1.4, whole genome shotgun sequence region TAATCTTTTTTTTCATCCGTTCGGAAATTTATACAGCAGCATAGTTTTTCTTCATAAACTTCACTCCTTACCCTCCCCTTTTTAATAGTTTTCATGCAACACTTCATTGTTGTAACTGTCGCATATTATTTTTTGAGTTTTTAATTGCGAGCTTTCTTTCTTGAGGTCGTCTTCATCTTCTTTTCTCttcattactttttttatttttactaccATTGATTAGTTCTGAAATACATATTGTCTTCGTGCACAAGCAAGGCCAGTGTAGGCTTGTAGAAGATGTCAAGATATGCTGTGTGTAtcacacaagcaaaaaaaaaaaaaacaacgaaactgttatatctctctccctcttttgtTTTGCTTGAAAATGCAGGAGGAACTAAATTTGAGTCACAACAAGGTTGTCAACGACGTGGTCATCGGAGCCATATGCGCAGGCTGTACCAAGCTGAGGTCAGTCAGCAGCTTCCTAAAATGTGGGCTTTCTTACAAGCATTGTAGCATAGTAGCCCAGCGAATGCAAATAAACTGCAGGGGCAAAATGTTTGCTTATTTATGCAAGGATAGGCACTAGCGCAGAGTCTGTACTGTTTCTGAAGTCAAGTGAAACAACATTTTAACCAACGGGAACACTCAACTCTTTTGCGTCTCCTGACATTTCTCTGTGTGGGAGTTCAAATGTCCTTGTATGCAAGGACGCAGCACACAGTAGTGGGAACATACATAAAGCGTACTTACTGCCgcctcccccaccccccccccttttttgtcATCAAGCCAGCCAGCCAAAATACAAGAAATAATTCCTTGATGGAGACACACTGAAGGATTAAGCAAGTTCGATGCACTGCACAAGGTTACCGTGCAAATGTTTGCCCATGTGGGAAACCGCATAGTCGTTTGTGGGTCCCATCCTACGAACGAAAGTGCGTCTGAGTGATAATTTTCGGCCATGACGTTGCCATGCACCTAAGCCAAACAGGAAGCCTTTCCTGGAACAGTCCCTTGAACCACACCAAGGAGCATGTAGTCCATCTGCGCATGCTGCCATCCTGCAGCTGAAGAGGATGAAACTAGTTGCTCTCACACCCGAGTTGTCCGTGCCTGTGAGATGGAGCTCTTGTTAGAACTGTGTGTAGCACACCGACTCCCACCATTGCATGTGTGTCATGCGGCGAAACCGAACGCCGAAAGATGCGGGAAACATGCCGCGAAGACGAATGTCAGGGGACGTGGGAGAGTTCAGTATCCCTGCAAACACTGTCATGATGTTTGTTTTGAGATTTGCTAATGCAGCCTGTGTGGTTTTTAACTTTTCAATTGCGCATGGTGTTGAACAGTAGGGGGTGTGTGTCTTCCTCTGTCCTGCTTGCTTTGTTTAAATCATTAAAGAGCACAAATAAGTTGGTACAATAAAATGCTGTGCAGTTCGGAATACTAATGCATATACAAGAGAAGAAGCACGGAGGGGTGCAGTCTCCTGGCTGGCTTTTTATTTATAAAGTCACAGTAGGACCATTAGACCACGGGAAATATTCTAATAAGGCATAGTTTCGAATTATACACACAGAATAAAACCAGAAAAGCAAGTGAGGAATTTGTTACATagccatattgtcacgtagtagtgacgctgaagtaaacagtcgtaaaactgtgtatgacgaaactgattctttattgggcgaacctttgcccacaaaagcaagctacactcgaagcacaacaaaagcggcgaagcgcgtcggcttttatacctgagtcatcgaaggttccagattaatccctgatgcccgcgtgtcttccagaaagttctagacaattcgcgtcggtcatacaatcatataacataagcgtcggtgaaaacaggcaacggaaagaagcatcgataacgttctagaaacttccgatacaggcgcgtcctgcgccgagcgataacatttaacatttgttagccggtggaaagcggtcaccggtgaacgATAatcatgtatacgtgtcaataccctccccttaaaaagcatcgtcccgatgctacaaacacgaaagcgaaaacaaaacaatgcgtaataaacaacaaacaaacaaacaaaaaaaacaataacaaagtaacgaagtacctaaggtcgtcagcgggcgtagaaaggtttaagacgcaccacatggatgacttcaggtcatgcccggcgccgctgtgattgcgaaatgccgtctggcacgacctcatagtccagtgcgccaatacgtcggattatcttatatggtccgaaatagcgacgcaacagtttctcgctgaGTCCTCGTCGGCATatgggagtccagacccaaacacggtcgccgggctggtactcgacgtaacgtcgtcgtagattgtagtgtcggctgtcggtcctctgctggttcttgatgcgcaggcgggcgagctgtcgaccttcttcggcacgctgcaaataagtggcaacgtcgagattttcttcgtcagcgacgtctggtagcatggcgtcaagcgtcgttgccctcaaaagcaagctacactcgaagcacaacgaaagcggcgaacacagtcggcgatcgtcgaaaatctgatcagcggcgaagcgcgtcggcttttatacctgagtcatcgaaggttccagattaatccctgatacccgcgtgtcttccagaaagttctagacaattcgcgtcggtcatacaatcatataacataagcgtcggtgaaaacaggcaacggaaagaagcatcgataacgttctagaaacttccgatacaggcgcgtcctgcgccgagtgataacgtttaacatttgttagccggtggaaagcggtcaccggtgaaagataatcatgtatacgtgtcaatatgtcaTTTTTATTTAGCCACCGCACATTTATGTTAGGCACTGATCAATAATTTGTGATATGCAGGTTGTCTACTTAACTCATTTGGCATCTTGGAATCATTTAGATTGTACCCAAGAATTATGGGTACAATCACTGTGGTCAATAAATGCAGGGGTCGAGATAAAGAGCATATTTTATGAGCAATACGAGTGCATTTTGGTCGTCATTTTATACGCAGGTTATTTTATGCAAATTATTCAGGATATTGAATGTAACAGTGTCAAATTGGGGTCTGTTACACTGACAAGCGTGCGGAGAACTTGTGCCAGTTTATGGTTATTCTGTCTGTGTTCCTTCTTGTGCAGTATATAAATGTGGTACCTTACCAAGTTGTCAGGATGACTAAGTAGAAAGTGCATCATTGTGGAACTAGTCTTTTGATGACATGAGGCACATGTAATGCAGGTTTCTGGACATCACCGGTTGCCACCAGGGCATCACTGACGTTGCGCTAAGCCACCTGTCACGGTGCCCTGGATTGCGCCAGCTAAAGCTGAACTACTTGGGACAAGTAAGCCCAGTTTGATGTCTGGTGTTACAAGCTTTCCCGTATTTATATTTTATTTGTGGGGCTGGCTTGGCCTGTAGGTAACAATGCTCATGCAGTGCTTGAGGTTCTaggttcctttttctttttttgtatcaCAGCATTAGGCTCCGTGATGAAACGTTGGCTTTAAAATCTCGTTGAGTTTTACGAGGGCAGTGAGTAGTTATGAGTCTTGTGTTGTtgtccccctctttttttttattgctaaaTTTTTTGCTAAACTATTTTATATTATGGATTACCGAAATCTCCCAAAGATACAACCTACTCAGTGAATTTGACCAGTATTTTAACAGTAACAGGGCCCTTTGTTTTAATgctaagcattctttggctcgtcCCAGACACTCTATGTTAGATAGGTAGGTGTGTAGGTTCTAGTGTCACCTCATTTTATAAAAAGAAATTTCAAGTGTCCAAGAGTGGGACTGAACCTCTGATGTTGAACAGAGCAGCTCCATGCTCTAACTGTTAAACCACAATTGCATGCATGTTCCTCTCATGCCATTGCcagctagctctttgagacgtCTGGCGTATGCGCAACGTCACATAGCACGAGCTAGAGCACGTGTGTGCGCGCTAGTTTCCCTTTGGCCACAAGCTTGCCACTCTCTCTCTTGCGTTGTGAGCAGGAGTGTGGGAGTTTCTTCATTCTTACCTTCTTGCATCTAACACTTTGAAatgctgtgttagactgcaccacCTTCGGCATCGACCGATGTTGTCGCAGAACAGGTTGTAACGTTTCCTTCCTGAGTTGAAAAAGAAACTGTTCCAACGTTGTCGCCGTCATACTGCCATCGTCGTCGACACCGTGTTGCTTCTGTCGTCCCGCACAAGCTCCCATCAAACACAACTACTTGCTTTACATGAACATGTTACTCCATCTGGTTACTCTTTGAGGAAACCCAAGCAGTGCTGAATAGCCAGTTACCTGCaaattgcttcgcataacattaattcccacagtgcgtgggatctgcgtaATTTTAGGTGGAGCCCAATTTAGGTGAAGCTGCTTCTATGAAAATGGGGTAAGGCCCAGCACTGCCCCGAAAGCAGCTTCCAGAAGCAAAGAGGCAAAATTACACATTGAAAGCTCTCGAATGATAACATAAAGGCTTTGACCAGAGCACCGTTTGTCATCCATGGAAGTGTGGGCAACATTCCAGATTGACACACTCAGATGTTCACATCAAGGCATTGCTGCCCAGGGTTGTGTTTCAGTCATTCTGGAAGTTCAGACTATTTCGAATTGTGTGCTTCCACTGCCATGCTGGgagcaagaaacaaaaaacaaaagaataaaGCTCCTTACATGGCCACATTCTGGTGCTAACGGCAAACACGTGGATCTTGCAGCATATGTCTAATCAGAATCCAATCTAATATATGCGAACCTGTCCTGCATGTGCCAATTGTCCACATACGTTTTGTACCTATGATCTCCTGAAGTATGTTTTAAGATCTATGCAACGTATCCTAACATCGTTATTTTGAAGAATGCGAACAGTTTTAGGGTACCATATTTATACTCCATTCTAAAGcgcctttttttttgggggggggagttTACGAAAAGAATACGCTCGTTTTGTGAAATAATAAACCAGACCTGTGATAGTGCCATGCTATTGTCGTTGCCACTCAAAAGTTTCTCTAATCCAATCCACACATTGCTGTAGGGTTGCTAATCTCGTGAAGAAAGGAAAATGACTTACCTAGAGTGATCGTCATGTGACAGTTCTGAGCCTAGTCACTATTCTAGACTCTATCAAACTTTGCCATGCTGTTGAATTCATCATCTTATCATCTCTGATTGGATGAAAGTTTGGTGCACATTCCCATCCAGCCATTACTGTATTATCTTGGCATTTGCAGTTGTAGTCTCAGTGCCTCGAGAGTGGTCATGCATTTGTCTGTGTAATACACAAGTGCTGTGTCTTCGTTGATTTATCTCCGGCTGCCTTGACAGATCACGGATTCCGGCCTGGGTAGCCTGTCGTGCCAGGGTTTGCTGCACAGTATTGAACTTCGTGGATGCCCGCAAGTGTCCGATGGAGGTTAGTGTTTTCTTTCAAAGTACACTCAAGCCTTGTTATAAATGAGATTGCATCCGACGTGCAGACATCTTGGCAAGATTAATGGCCGGTACAATGGCAGGCAGCTGGCCAGCCATTGCTGAACGGTCCTGAGCCGACCGCGGTGTTTGCCGGAGTGCCAAAAACTCTCTGCTGGCTGGGTGTTGCACAGCACACCATTGTGGGAAGCTTCATGGTAGTGAACTCTTTCCTTAAGAAAGAGTGCACTTTCGCAAATTGTGCAAGCAGCCGGAAATAATTGCGTGCAGCGTACTGCTGCACGCACGACTTGCGTACAGTGCACTGCCACACACACGTGTTGCCGCAGCAAAGTACGTTATATTTACCCCCCCTGGAAAAAATTTGCCCAAATATTTGTCTGTTGTAGACGATAGTCCGTTGTAGCCGGGTCCGTTAAAAGCAAAATTGGTTGCATTGATAATATAGGCAGACCAAACTCAGTGAGCAGAATAGTCTGTTTTATCTGAAAGTATGTTGTATGTAGGACCCGTTGCAATGGTGTGGACTGTACTATACGCATTGTTGTGCTGCCTGTGACCGGTTATGCAGCGAAGTGCATGACATGGCAAAGATTATTTCATCTGTAGAACTGCATGAAAAGTGCAGTGTTTTTATGCAGCTGCCTAACACCATGCCTCAATTTTGTTGTTGACAGGTGTGCTGATTCTCGTTGAACTGTGTCGTGATCTGAGGCTGCTTGACGTCAGTGGCTGTGAGCTTGTGACCAACGCAGCTGTGACTGGTGCCATGGATATCGTAGGCGAGCGGTCAAATGTGCTGACCATTGTCATAGGTGGTAAGTGCACTGTTCTGATTCGCGTGGCTCTTAGTCTTTTGAGGCCTGGTACCTGCACAGTAACAGATTCATTCTGTACAGAATTCGTTATGCAATTTTGCATGAATAATTGCTCAAATTTGGAATATCAAATACCTTTTTATTTTTCTCTACGAAAACTCTTGATAATGCCTACGGACATTAATATACAGTCACCGTCCAATCAACGCCAGaatattgctatttccgctcaactcggcGGTCAAATTAGCACGCAGTCGTGCAGGCGGAGTCCGAATTATATAGAATGGCGTACCAGCAATTCAGTGTGTTGTTAGAATATGGTAAATACAGAACCCTTTTGTGCTTGTTTGAAATGATTCTGACAGTCTATTTACAaaggaatctcattgatacgattctgcatgatACATTTTTCGAGATAATacgttttttgttgttttccGGGCCAATGCcttataggagcaatgtatttcggataatacgatttttggatgatacgttttatcttccggttcccgtgaagatcgtatcagcgagattccactgtagttgaTGCATGCAGTCTGACTTCGACATGCATGGCGACATTCACCGCGGCCATGCTTGTCAAGTTCTCTTTTATTGAAGGATCTATCGAACATATTATTTGCCTttgcctacccccccccccccttttttttagagACTATGAGAGTTGCTAACGCTTATATCATTGCAGTTCTTTTATGTTAGTAAGCTGTGGCTAGACAAAATTTCGCTGGTCAAGAGGAAAGGCACAAAATGGAGCACAGGAATTTGCAAAACAGACAAGAGTTTGGCCCGCATTTGGCTAGCTGGACAGCATTTTGATGCTGCATTTAAAGTACAGATGTTATTGCATTCGCATTTTAACAGTGCTAAGCAAAGTTGTTCCATCCTCACTTATTTTCAGGCACAATTGTGGAACCCAACCATCTTTACCTGGATCCAAAGAGCAAGCTAAAGATTGATCGGCATAACTTTTGCGTAGAACTTTACAGGCCAGACAGGCTGGAACGCATGGGTAAGCAACTGTGTTTTcagatctttctttttttttaggtcaAGGTCAAACAATACAGTCAGAATGGTATGTACGCATCTGCTGTGCAAAATTTTATGTCAATAGCATAAGAGTGATAGTCTGTGTCTTGTTTGAATTTAGGTACTCGAGAGCTCTATTATGATATAATTAAATTTGCAGCACGTGGCATACAGTTAACTAAAGTATTAAATTAATCCCTTCGCTTTCCATAGTAGAAAATGCTCATATTTTAGACAGCCATAGGAAAGATTCTATAAGAATTATACTATTAGGCATTGCCTACTACATTAGATCAGCCTGTGTACAATAACATCATTTTAACCAAGTCAGATTTTCATACTAAGCATTGCTTTAAGTGAACTCCACTGCATAAAGTACAGTCAAACTCATTTATAACGAATGCGATAATTATGCGTAAAGTGTTCGTTATATCTGCAGTTCTCTATGTGGGGACTAGACCTTCATAACATGCGTAAACTAATGGCACAGAAGCTGGCATCTGTAGTTACAATTCCACACCAGTTTGGCTTGATAATTGGATTCTCAGAGTCTTAATTTTTGTTCTAGGCACCTCATTGCACCTagccgcaaagaaaaaaaaaatgaaaaaaaaaactgattcatACACAACATCAATCGAAAGCACTAAATCCAGCCTCATAGCTGTTTCAAAATGGCACCTGGTTCCGATCACCTTTCATTTCGAACCTGCGATCGCAGGCTGGGCCccacttgtttttctttttccttttttttttcttttcttttttttcgagagCTTGCCATATACATATTTTGCTACCGTGCATCAGGATTCGAATGGATTTTGGATACGATAGCAAGGCATCCTACTTGGCTGGAAGTGTAAACCACTGCTGCATGTCGTAATTTTTCAAGATCTCATCATTTTGCCGTTAAGGCAGCGCATTAGCCACGCAAGGTAGAGCACACTGAGAGCCATGGAGTTAGTACAAAGTTCGAACGCTAGTACATCACTGCGACTCCTGATCTCCTCATAAAGGCACTTAGTAAACACTAAACCTTTACACCTTTGCATGACAGTGGTAAATTCGTCCGTATTCATGCAGGTTCTGTGTTCAGGTTGTGTGAATATCAACAGCGATGATACAAACATGTGAGTGGGCGTTGCGCGGATTGCACCTGTCAGGAGAGTGAGAATACGTGCAACGGCAACagccacaaaaacaaacaaagcaaGAAGGGGCACTATCACATGATCTCGTACAAATTCGAAATTCGCTGTGGCTTGGAAGAAATAGCTAGTTCTCGTTTCAGCCACCGGTAAACGAAGGCCAGCTTTATCGGCGTCGTTCTCAGAGTTTCTTGCAAtaatacctagagggaaatctggtgcCACCTGCTATGCAAGTTTCCCAAGAGGCGCTGTGCCACCTTGAGAATGCTCGCATGTGGTAGCGCGAGGATTTGTCTCGAACGTCGCTTCGCTAAAACGTGGTCATGGCTGCACACATAAAGATTTATTCTAATAACTTCTTTGCATTTTTGCATATTTGCGGTGGTGCAGAGCATGTGTATGTAATGTATGTGTTTGTTTGTAAACTGCCTTTGTTCTTTGTGCTCGCTGCAGTTTGACTGTGAAtaaataccaactcgcccaactttcagttctTCCGCACGTATATAATTTATTGTTGTCCCCCTGCCTTATATCGGTATGGCAACACATCTACAGGTTATAGATATCCACAGGAGACCCTTTGCTACCTCATCGGAGGCAcccttttttgcttttttttttgcatagacctAATTGCAAATTATTTCCGTTTTTGCATAACaaatatcggatataacaaagATATTTACATGTCCGACGCAATTTTGTTATATAACGAGGTTCATCTGTGTACTCTTCTTTCTTGTCATCTCATCTTAAACTGCTTGTCCTTCTTTTAGCTTATAATGATGACCATGACTGGGATGCAGATCTGGATGGCTACGAAGGTATGTACGTAACCTTGGTTTGGTATTTTTGTTG contains the following coding sequences:
- the LOC119446876 gene encoding F-box/LRR-repeat protein 2, which translates into the protein MLCPNLEYLDASGVQLTNVSVQQLAQKCPKLKTVLLKRCSDVGEKGLWWLLHLCKYLEHLDLTELHKLSGQCFHMAGVRLRRLVLRGCSGLTATGLSKIATKCCFLSELTLSDCLQISDHDLLLLCQNLRALRVLHLSGSFLNLTGDSIGAIGHLPLLEELNLSHNKVVNDVVIGAICAGCTKLRFLDITGCHQGITDVALSHLSRCPGLRQLKLNYLGQITDSGLGSLSCQGLLHSIELRGCPQVSDGGVLILVELCRDLRLLDVSGCELVTNAAVTGAMDIVGERSNVLTIVIGGTIVEPNHLYLDPKSKLKIDRHNFCVELYRPDRLERMAYNDDHDWDADLDGYEGDGEAEARAHDYLENDDPLYEEDYILS